In Burkholderiales bacterium, the genomic window GTTGGCTTTATACATTGAGCGCCGCAGTCGCGCTCGGCTTGCTGATTTACCTGATCTTCGCGATGGTGCGCGCCGAGGACTTGTGATGACAACTCAAGCCGTTCTGACGCTCACGCTGTTTCTGGTCGTACTCCTCGCGTTCGCCTATCCGCTCTCTTCTTATCTCACGCGCATCGCCGACCAGCAAAGGGCGTTGCCGGCGGAGGGATGGATTTACCGAATCGCCGGCGTCGATGCCCAATCCGACATGAACTGGAAGCAGTATGCGGTCGGGCTGCTCGTGTTCAACACGATCGGCGTCCTTTTCGTCTACGCGCTGCAGCGCTTGCAGCTTGGTCTGCCGTTGAATCGCAGTACATGGCGGCGGTCAGCCCCGATTCGTCTTTCAACACCGCGATCAGTTTCGTGAGCAATACCAATTGGCAGGGCTACGGCGGCGAATCGACGATGAGCT contains:
- the kdpF gene encoding K(+)-transporting ATPase subunit F — protein: MSWLYTLSAAVALGLLIYLIFAMVRAEDL